The following proteins come from a genomic window of Chryseobacterium glaciei:
- a CDS encoding acyl-CoA dehydrogenase, translating into MDFNLSEEQLMIQQAARDFAQTELLPEVIERDREQKFPTEQVKKMGEMGLLGMMVDPKYGGAGMDSVSYVLAMEEIAKIDASAAVVMSVNNSLVCAGLEKFASEEQKVKYLTPLASGQVIGAFALSEPEAGSDATSQKTTAEDKGDYYLLNGIKNWITNGGTASYYVVIAQTDPEKKHKGINAFIVERGWEGFEIGPKEDKLGIRGSDTHSLIFNNVKVPKENRIGEDGFGFNFAMAVLNGGRIGIASQALGIASGAYELALKYAKTRKAFKTEIINHQAIAFKLADMATQITAARMLCYKAAVDKDAGKDISEIGAMAKLYSSQVAMDTTIEAVQIHGGYGYVKEYHVERMMRDAKITQIYEGTSEIQKIVISRSIAK; encoded by the coding sequence ATGGACTTTAATTTATCAGAAGAACAGCTGATGATTCAGCAGGCTGCAAGAGATTTTGCACAAACAGAGCTTTTACCTGAAGTTATCGAGAGAGACAGAGAGCAAAAGTTTCCTACAGAGCAGGTGAAGAAAATGGGAGAAATGGGACTTTTAGGAATGATGGTAGACCCTAAATACGGAGGAGCAGGTATGGATAGTGTTTCTTACGTTTTAGCAATGGAGGAGATCGCAAAAATTGATGCTTCTGCGGCTGTTGTTATGTCTGTAAACAATTCATTAGTTTGTGCGGGTCTTGAAAAATTCGCGTCTGAGGAACAAAAAGTAAAATATCTTACACCATTGGCAAGCGGTCAGGTGATCGGAGCTTTTGCTTTATCTGAGCCTGAAGCAGGTTCTGATGCTACTTCTCAAAAAACGACTGCAGAAGACAAGGGAGATTATTATCTTTTAAATGGTATTAAAAACTGGATCACAAACGGTGGAACTGCATCTTACTATGTGGTAATTGCACAGACAGATCCTGAGAAAAAGCATAAAGGTATCAACGCATTTATTGTAGAAAGAGGTTGGGAAGGTTTCGAGATCGGACCAAAAGAAGACAAATTGGGAATCAGAGGAAGTGATACACATTCTTTGATCTTTAATAACGTAAAAGTACCGAAAGAGAACAGAATCGGTGAAGACGGTTTCGGATTCAATTTTGCAATGGCTGTATTGAACGGTGGTAGAATTGGTATTGCTTCTCAGGCTTTAGGAATTGCTTCGGGAGCTTACGAATTGGCGCTGAAATATGCTAAAACAAGAAAAGCTTTCAAAACTGAAATTATCAACCACCAGGCAATTGCTTTCAAATTGGCTGATATGGCAACTCAGATCACGGCTGCAAGAATGCTTTGCTACAAAGCCGCTGTTGATAAAGACGCTGGAAAAGATATTTCTGAAATTGGAGCTATGGCAAAACTTTATTCTTCTCAAGTGGCAATGGATACAACTATTGAAGCCGTGCAAATTCACGGTGGATACGGTTACGTAAAAGAATATCACGTTGAAAGAATGATGCGTGATGCAAAGATCACTCAGATCTATGAAGGAACTTCTGAAATCCAAAAAATTGTGATTTCGAGAAGTATTGCAAAATAA
- a CDS encoding AMP-dependent synthetase/ligase — protein sequence MTIKRLFDIPHFALEKYPKADMFVTKYHGEWKKTSTQEFINEGNKISRGLLKLGIKPGDKIALITTNSRTEWAIMDLGLSQIGVVSVPVYPSISPEDYEFIFNNAEIKYCFVSDKDLLGKVMKVKHNIPSLQGVFTFDNISGAANWREILDLGEDDSTQIEVEDLSNAINSEDLATIIYTSGTTGRPKGVLLTHHNIVSNVLGSIPRIPKKKSLDYKDTRVLSFLPICHIFERMLFYLFQYNGFSIYFAESIDKMGENVKEIKPHYMSVVPRLVEKVYDKIYNTGSSAGGLKSKIFFWALNLIQKKKEVSRPSGLQEIIADKLVFKKWREGLGGEIITLVSGSAALSTRLNLMFQNAGIPILEGYGLTETSPVISVNSFDKMKTGTVGLPLDNLTVKIQEDGEITVKGPSIFKGYFKNDEMTKEAFTEDGYFKTGDIGHIDSDGFLQITDRKKEMFKTSGGKYIAPQTIENLAKASKFIEQIMVVGDGEKMPCAFVQPDFEFAKNWAMRNNLNIGSTPQEIAKSPELKDRIEKELEGINEHLGNWEKIKKIELTPEVWSIDAGLLTPTLKLKRKAIKEKFIDLYNKMYEHHN from the coding sequence ATGACGATCAAAAGATTATTCGATATACCTCACTTTGCTTTAGAAAAATATCCTAAGGCTGATATGTTTGTGACGAAATATCATGGCGAATGGAAAAAAACTTCTACCCAAGAGTTTATTAATGAAGGAAATAAGATATCAAGAGGACTTTTAAAACTGGGCATAAAACCCGGAGATAAAATCGCTTTGATCACCACAAATTCCCGTACAGAATGGGCAATTATGGATCTCGGACTTTCCCAGATCGGAGTCGTTTCTGTCCCTGTTTACCCAAGTATTTCCCCGGAAGATTATGAATTTATTTTCAATAATGCTGAAATAAAGTACTGTTTTGTTTCCGATAAGGATCTTTTGGGCAAAGTAATGAAGGTAAAACATAATATTCCTTCCTTACAGGGAGTTTTTACATTTGATAATATAAGCGGTGCCGCCAATTGGAGAGAAATTTTAGACCTTGGAGAAGATGATTCTACCCAAATTGAGGTTGAAGATTTATCTAATGCTATCAATTCTGAAGACCTTGCTACGATAATTTACACATCCGGAACCACAGGAAGACCAAAAGGAGTGCTGCTTACTCACCACAATATTGTTTCCAATGTATTGGGGTCAATTCCAAGAATTCCGAAGAAAAAAAGCTTGGATTATAAAGATACGAGAGTGCTAAGTTTCTTACCAATCTGTCATATTTTTGAAAGAATGCTTTTCTATCTTTTCCAATATAATGGTTTTTCTATCTATTTCGCCGAAAGCATTGATAAAATGGGCGAAAATGTAAAAGAAATAAAACCTCACTACATGAGTGTTGTACCTAGATTGGTAGAAAAAGTTTACGATAAAATCTATAACACAGGTTCTTCTGCAGGAGGATTAAAATCAAAAATATTTTTCTGGGCTTTAAATTTAATTCAAAAAAAGAAAGAAGTTTCAAGACCGTCTGGATTACAGGAAATCATTGCTGATAAGTTAGTATTTAAAAAGTGGAGAGAAGGCTTAGGAGGCGAAATTATCACTTTAGTTTCAGGTTCTGCGGCTTTGTCTACAAGATTGAATTTAATGTTCCAAAACGCAGGAATTCCTATCCTGGAAGGCTACGGTTTAACAGAAACTTCTCCCGTAATTTCTGTGAACAGTTTTGATAAAATGAAAACAGGAACCGTTGGTCTACCATTAGATAATCTCACTGTAAAAATTCAGGAGGATGGCGAAATTACCGTAAAAGGACCTTCTATTTTTAAAGGTTATTTTAAAAATGATGAAATGACCAAAGAAGCATTCACAGAAGACGGATATTTCAAAACAGGAGACATCGGACATATAGACAGTGACGGATTTTTACAGATAACTGACCGTAAAAAGGAAATGTTCAAAACCTCTGGAGGAAAATATATTGCTCCACAAACGATTGAAAACTTGGCTAAAGCTTCAAAATTCATCGAGCAAATTATGGTTGTTGGTGATGGTGAAAAAATGCCTTGTGCGTTCGTTCAACCAGATTTTGAATTTGCAAAAAACTGGGCAATGAGAAATAATTTAAATATTGGCTCAACCCCTCAGGAAATTGCAAAAAGCCCTGAATTAAAAGACAGAATAGAAAAAGAACTCGAAGGTATCAACGAACATCTCGGAAATTGGGAAAAGATCAAAAAGATTGAATTAACACCCGAAGTTTGGAGCATTGATGCCGGACTTTTAACTCCAACTTTAAAACTAAAAAGAAAAGCAATAAAAGAGAAATTCATTGATCTTTACAATAAAATGTATGAGCATCATAACTAA
- a CDS encoding zinc ribbon domain-containing protein, with product MATKTNDISVEEKLRALYDLQIIDSRLDEIRNTRGELPIEVEDLEIEIEGLEKRAEKFHADIKDQDDQIKTKHEVINHAKALIDKYKSQQDNVRNNKEFEALGKEMEFQDLEIQLAEKRIKEFGVKIAHKNETLSELNTKISNLKNHLKFKKEELDGLISETQKEEDYLIVQSKEYAAKIDERLLASYTRIRTSSPTGLAVVGLERGAPKGSFFTIPPQKQMEIAQRKKIIIDEHSGKILVDDELVIEETERMKTVIKF from the coding sequence ATGGCAACAAAGACCAACGATATTTCAGTTGAAGAGAAGTTAAGAGCTTTATACGATTTACAGATCATAGATTCAAGATTGGATGAAATCCGAAATACAAGAGGAGAATTGCCAATTGAGGTTGAAGATCTTGAAATCGAGATTGAAGGACTTGAAAAAAGAGCTGAAAAATTTCACGCTGATATCAAAGATCAGGACGATCAGATCAAAACCAAGCATGAAGTGATAAACCATGCAAAAGCTTTAATTGATAAATACAAGTCTCAACAAGACAACGTAAGAAACAATAAAGAGTTTGAAGCATTAGGAAAAGAAATGGAATTCCAAGATCTTGAAATTCAGCTTGCTGAAAAAAGAATCAAAGAATTCGGAGTTAAAATTGCTCATAAAAACGAAACTTTAAGTGAACTGAATACAAAAATCAGTAATCTTAAAAACCACCTAAAATTCAAAAAAGAAGAATTGGATGGTCTTATCTCTGAAACTCAGAAAGAAGAAGACTATTTGATCGTGCAGTCGAAAGAATATGCAGCTAAGATCGACGAGAGATTGCTAGCTTCTTATACTAGAATCAGAACAAGTTCTCCTACCGGTTTAGCGGTTGTAGGATTAGAAAGAGGAGCTCCGAAAGGATCATTCTTCACTATTCCTCCTCAAAAGCAGATGGAGATCGCTCAGAGAAAGAAAATTATTATTGATGAGCACTCAGGGAAAATCCTTGTAGATGACGAGTTAGTAATTGAAGAAACTGAAAGAATGAAAACTGTAATTAAATTCTAA
- a CDS encoding Nif3-like dinuclear metal center hexameric protein, protein MTISEVISKIETRIPLQQAEDFDNVGLLCGIPTRNVSGILVCHDALENVIDEAIERNCNLVVCFHPIIFSGLKSLTGKNYVERAVLKAIENKIAIYAIHTAWDNDFFGVNAGICNHLGLKNLKILQPKKNNLKQLTVFVPKDHSEQVKEALFSAGAGSIGFYDECSFTIPGNGTFRPIEGSNPFSGQQNIRENADENMISVIFEGYKQGQILSAMKSSHPYEEVAYQIYNLDNENQHSGLGMYGEFDEEMDEKDFLKFVKEKFNLEIIKHSDFNNKKIKRVGVLGGSGASGIKSALSKKCDAYLTGDIKYHDYFLAESKMLICDIGHYESEQFVTQQLFEILSQKFTTFAISKSNEKTNPVNYFL, encoded by the coding sequence ATGACAATAAGTGAAGTAATTTCTAAAATAGAAACGCGCATTCCGTTGCAGCAGGCAGAAGATTTTGATAATGTTGGATTGCTGTGTGGAATTCCAACCCGTAACGTGAGCGGAATTTTGGTTTGCCACGATGCCTTGGAAAACGTTATAGATGAAGCAATTGAGAGAAATTGTAATCTTGTAGTATGTTTTCATCCGATTATTTTTTCAGGATTAAAATCTTTAACAGGAAAAAATTATGTGGAAAGAGCAGTTTTAAAAGCGATCGAAAATAAAATTGCCATTTATGCCATTCATACTGCTTGGGATAACGATTTTTTTGGAGTAAATGCAGGAATTTGTAATCATTTAGGCTTAAAAAACCTGAAAATTCTTCAGCCCAAGAAAAATAATTTAAAGCAATTAACGGTTTTTGTTCCTAAAGATCATTCTGAACAGGTAAAAGAAGCTCTTTTCTCAGCAGGAGCGGGAAGTATTGGCTTTTATGATGAATGCAGTTTTACAATTCCCGGAAATGGAACATTCAGACCAATTGAAGGCTCAAATCCGTTTTCAGGACAACAAAATATCCGTGAAAATGCAGATGAAAACATGATTTCGGTCATTTTTGAAGGTTACAAACAAGGTCAGATTCTTTCTGCGATGAAATCTTCACATCCTTATGAAGAAGTTGCTTATCAGATCTACAATTTAGATAATGAAAATCAACATTCAGGCCTAGGAATGTACGGAGAATTCGATGAAGAGATGGATGAAAAGGATTTTTTAAAGTTTGTAAAAGAAAAATTTAACCTTGAAATTATTAAACATTCAGATTTTAACAATAAAAAAATAAAAAGAGTAGGAGTGTTGGGCGGTTCCGGCGCAAGTGGGATAAAATCTGCACTATCCAAGAAATGCGACGCCTATCTTACGGGAGATATCAAATATCACGACTATTTCCTGGCAGAATCCAAAATGCTGATTTGCGATATAGGTCATTATGAATCAGAGCAATTCGTTACTCAACAATTATTTGAAATTTTGTCACAAAAATTCACTACATTTGCAATTTCGAAATCTAACGAAAAAACAAACCCAGTAAATTATTTCCTTTAG
- a CDS encoding ion transporter produces MEREHNLIPGDALWKRHLYRIIYRSDTKLGKLFDIILLSLILVSTFIIMMESVPQLDKKFHYTFIILEWIISIFFSAEYFSRIAVVKNKKQYVFSFFGIIDFLALVPFYLSFFFPVTKYFLIFRMLRMLRVFRVFNLLDFMNDGTVIVRALKNSSRKIYIFLLFLIIFSVIVGSLMFMVEGGRPGFETIPQSIYWAVVTVTTVGYGDVSPITPMGKFFAVILMLAGYSIIAVPTGIVTAEMRNKRQNLEKICERCGNEDIDDDARYCKQCGKKLA; encoded by the coding sequence ATGGAAAGAGAGCACAACCTTATTCCCGGAGATGCGCTCTGGAAAAGGCATCTTTACCGAATTATTTACCGTTCTGATACCAAACTCGGAAAATTATTCGACATTATTTTATTATCCTTAATTCTTGTAAGTACCTTCATCATTATGATGGAAAGTGTACCTCAGCTTGATAAAAAATTCCATTATACCTTTATTATTCTTGAGTGGATTATTTCCATATTTTTTTCAGCAGAATATTTTAGCAGAATTGCTGTTGTAAAAAATAAGAAGCAATATGTTTTCAGTTTTTTCGGAATTATTGATTTTTTGGCTTTAGTTCCGTTTTATCTGAGTTTTTTCTTTCCTGTAACTAAATATTTCCTGATTTTCAGAATGCTGAGAATGTTGAGGGTTTTCAGGGTTTTCAATCTTCTGGATTTTATGAATGATGGAACTGTAATTGTGAGAGCATTAAAAAACAGTTCAAGAAAAATATATATTTTCCTTTTATTTTTAATTATTTTCTCAGTAATCGTTGGTTCTCTGATGTTTATGGTAGAAGGCGGAAGACCTGGATTTGAAACTATTCCGCAATCTATTTATTGGGCGGTGGTTACGGTGACAACGGTTGGGTATGGCGATGTTTCCCCGATTACTCCGATGGGTAAATTTTTTGCGGTTATTCTGATGTTGGCCGGTTATTCTATTATTGCAGTTCCTACAGGGATTGTAACTGCGGAAATGCGAAACAAAAGGCAGAATCTCGAAAAGATATGCGAAAGGTGCGGAAATGAAGATATTGATGATGATGCAAGGTATTGCAAGCAGTGTGGCAAGAAATTAGCTTAA
- a CDS encoding T9SS type A sorting domain-containing protein has translation MTKFLLSCLLMISMTLNAQINLGTGSTDVGVAPISTYYGYSYVQQIFTKQEINENAAGNITGLKFYLDPTMSIASSSDWVVYLGQTAKTSFATDSDWIPAGQLTQVFSGTVTNTNGVVEITFATPFAYNNTSNLVVAAEENSAGYDSNDFDEAMYVYPSAPNSTLYFRDDNVNPDPFSPSDGNLEPYKSVITFNGLTPNPIPACPFITYPSNNSIFIPLSPTITWNNISGATGYKISIGTTPGGTDVVNQQSVAVNSFTVPTALNSGINYYVKVVAVSAAGESSGCSDTMFTTVPPSPANDECSAATALTVNSDLNCGTVTSGYTLGATDSGLIPDPCFGNPDDDVWFKFVATATTHRVSLSNIVSVGSDDDTDTYFQVFDGSCGSLNSILCSDDTTSTLSGLTVGGTYYVRVYSYYGSGSNQSFDICIGTFPPPPANDDCSGALQATTFPYNYTQSDGEGATNNAGFVTACSSSMNDGTWFSFTGNGNTNVITVTMPSASNFDPAIGVYSGTCGNLVCVDRVDDNGQGGTETISIPTVAGTTYLVNVGSYSGFSDDPEGTFSINITNGTLGTSEVAGTKNSIKVYPNPFADVVNISDVSNVKSVIISDMSGRLVKTIDNAGSVIHLNELKSGLYLITLNMKDGSKQTIKAIKK, from the coding sequence ATGACAAAATTTTTACTTTCATGTTTATTAATGATAAGCATGACACTTAATGCCCAGATCAATTTGGGTACAGGAAGTACCGATGTTGGAGTTGCTCCAATAAGCACCTATTATGGATATTCTTACGTTCAGCAAATTTTCACGAAACAGGAAATTAATGAAAATGCGGCAGGAAATATTACAGGTCTCAAGTTTTATCTTGATCCTACAATGTCGATCGCCAGTTCTTCAGATTGGGTGGTTTATTTGGGTCAAACTGCAAAAACTTCATTTGCTACAGACTCAGACTGGATTCCTGCCGGTCAGTTAACACAGGTGTTCTCCGGAACCGTAACCAATACAAATGGAGTAGTGGAGATTACTTTTGCAACACCATTTGCGTACAACAACACAAGTAATCTGGTAGTTGCAGCTGAGGAAAACTCTGCAGGTTATGATTCTAATGATTTTGATGAAGCGATGTATGTTTATCCTTCAGCTCCAAATTCTACCCTATATTTTAGAGACGATAACGTAAATCCGGATCCTTTTTCTCCATCAGACGGAAACTTGGAGCCTTATAAATCTGTGATTACTTTTAATGGATTAACTCCAAACCCTATTCCTGCTTGTCCATTCATAACATATCCTTCAAATAATTCCATATTTATTCCATTATCACCTACAATTACATGGAATAACATTTCTGGAGCTACAGGATATAAAATTTCTATTGGTACGACTCCTGGAGGAACAGATGTTGTTAACCAGCAATCAGTCGCTGTAAACAGTTTTACGGTTCCAACGGCTCTTAATTCAGGTATTAATTATTATGTAAAAGTTGTAGCAGTAAGTGCAGCAGGAGAGTCTTCAGGCTGTTCTGATACGATGTTTACAACAGTGCCACCATCACCGGCAAACGATGAATGCTCGGCTGCGACTGCATTAACCGTAAATTCTGATCTAAATTGCGGTACTGTAACTTCAGGATATACATTGGGAGCTACAGATTCAGGTTTAATTCCTGATCCTTGTTTTGGTAATCCTGATGATGATGTTTGGTTTAAATTTGTGGCAACAGCTACCACTCATAGAGTTTCACTTTCCAATATCGTTTCTGTAGGCTCGGATGATGATACAGACACCTATTTCCAGGTATTTGACGGATCTTGTGGCTCATTAAACAGTATCTTATGCTCGGATGATACCACATCTACACTTTCTGGACTTACCGTGGGAGGAACTTATTACGTAAGAGTATACAGTTATTATGGTTCAGGAAGTAACCAAAGTTTTGATATCTGTATCGGGACATTTCCACCGCCACCGGCAAATGATGATTGCTCAGGAGCATTACAAGCAACTACTTTCCCATATAATTATACACAGTCTGACGGAGAAGGTGCTACCAATAACGCAGGATTTGTTACAGCTTGTTCTAGTAGTATGAATGACGGTACATGGTTCTCATTTACAGGTAACGGTAATACGAATGTAATTACAGTAACAATGCCTTCAGCAAGCAATTTTGATCCAGCGATTGGCGTTTATTCAGGTACTTGTGGTAATTTGGTTTGTGTAGACCGTGTTGATGATAATGGCCAGGGTGGTACAGAAACGATTTCAATACCAACAGTTGCCGGAACTACTTACTTGGTGAACGTAGGAAGTTACAGTGGCTTCTCTGATGACCCAGAAGGAACATTTAGTATTAACATTACGAATGGAACATTAGGAACTTCAGAAGTTGCAGGAACTAAAAACAGTATTAAAGTATATCCGAATCCTTTCGCAGATGTAGTGAATATTTCAGATGTCTCCAACGTAAAATCTGTTATTATTTCTGACATGTCAGGAAGATTAGTGAAAACAATTGATAATGCGGGTTCAGTAATTCATCTAAATGAATTAAAATCAGGACTATATTTAATAACATTAAATATGAAAGATGGTTCTAAACAAACGATCAAAGCAATTAAAAAGTAA
- a CDS encoding T9SS type A sorting domain-containing protein translates to MIATIVNAQITLGSGTTTGAYPIASNWGYNYTQQIISKTSINAAATGNITGLKFYLPAAAVLDKSNQWEVFVGHTTLTAFAGTTAASWIATSAMTQVFTGTITNNAGVVEVTFTTPFAYNNTDNLVIAVHENKPDFNSTSDYFYASASGTTNSSMYYRNDTTDFNPAVPIAAGGRAATLSNVTLLGLMPASAPVCPVVSAPVAAATGVSVLPTITWAASPSASSYKISIGTTPGGTNVMNMTDVGNVTTYTLTTALSFSTQYYYTVYATNAAGSSTGCTERSFTTASLSCPTVSSPTAAQTGLSVKPTFTWSTIAGASGYRLSIGTSAGASDILNSFDLGNVLTYTLTTAQQLTPNTQYYYTITAYSGATVSTGCTERNFKTTTAAIPANDECANAVALTVNPDLACGATTAGNTLGATTSLAAGPCSGNPDDDVWFKFVATGSAHVVALSSVVSTGTTTASDMYFQVLSGTCGSQTSLLCSDPNTGTVSGLIVGQTYYVRVYTFAGAGYNASFNICIGTPPPPPANDECVNAVSLTVNPDLACAATTAGTTLSATNSNVAVATCTGTADDDVWYSFIANSTAHTITLSNVVSTGSSSSTSLYTQVFSGTCGTLASVACGTTNLTTVGGLTPGQKYYVRAYNSNGSGYSNSFNICIGTPPPPPANDTCSGAVALTVGNNFAASPLTTSNAGATTDGTTSCQTSRGDNVWFSVVVPASGSITVETKGVTGSGLLDTVLSAHSGTCGSLTSIACNDDNSAGVYSTVALTGQTPGATLYFSVWRYTGTAGGTSTNGQFQISAYDASVLATSEVSGAKNNIKAYPNPFTDDLTISDISKVKSVLVTDISGRLVKTISNPTSTLHLGELKSGMYLVTLEMKDGTKQTIKTIKK, encoded by the coding sequence ATGATAGCCACAATCGTGAATGCTCAAATTACTTTGGGCAGTGGAACGACTACAGGAGCGTATCCCATAGCTTCCAATTGGGGGTATAACTATACTCAGCAAATTATTTCCAAAACAAGTATTAACGCTGCTGCTACAGGTAATATTACTGGTTTAAAATTTTATTTACCAGCCGCTGCGGTACTTGATAAGTCAAATCAATGGGAGGTTTTTGTAGGGCATACAACTCTTACTGCTTTTGCTGGAACAACGGCAGCTAGCTGGATTGCCACATCAGCAATGACTCAGGTATTTACAGGAACTATCACTAATAATGCAGGAGTGGTTGAAGTTACTTTTACAACTCCATTTGCTTATAACAATACTGATAACCTGGTTATTGCAGTACATGAGAATAAGCCAGATTTTAATTCTACATCAGACTATTTCTACGCATCTGCGTCAGGTACTACAAACAGCAGTATGTATTATAGAAATGACACTACGGATTTTAACCCGGCAGTACCTATTGCTGCAGGAGGGCGTGCAGCTACTTTATCTAATGTTACTCTTTTAGGACTTATGCCAGCTTCAGCGCCGGTTTGTCCTGTAGTTTCTGCTCCTGTTGCTGCTGCAACGGGCGTTTCTGTTTTGCCTACTATTACTTGGGCGGCATCACCTTCTGCATCATCTTATAAGATCAGTATAGGTACTACTCCAGGCGGTACAAATGTTATGAATATGACAGATGTAGGGAATGTAACAACTTATACATTAACGACTGCTCTTAGCTTTAGTACTCAGTATTACTATACAGTTTATGCAACTAATGCTGCGGGGAGCTCAACAGGATGTACAGAAAGAAGCTTTACAACAGCTTCGTTATCTTGCCCTACAGTTTCTTCTCCAACTGCTGCTCAGACAGGATTGTCTGTAAAACCTACATTTACTTGGTCTACTATTGCTGGAGCATCTGGTTATAGATTAAGTATTGGTACTTCTGCAGGTGCTAGTGATATATTAAACAGTTTTGATCTTGGAAATGTATTAACATATACATTAACAACTGCTCAACAACTTACTCCAAACACTCAGTATTATTATACAATTACTGCTTATAGCGGCGCTACTGTATCAACAGGTTGTACTGAAAGAAATTTTAAAACGACTACTGCAGCAATTCCTGCAAATGACGAATGTGCTAATGCTGTGGCTCTTACTGTAAATCCAGATTTGGCTTGTGGTGCTACAACAGCAGGTAATACCTTAGGGGCTACCACTTCTTTAGCTGCAGGACCATGTTCAGGAAATCCTGATGATGATGTTTGGTTTAAATTTGTAGCTACAGGCTCTGCACATGTGGTTGCGTTATCAAGTGTGGTTTCTACGGGAACAACTACTGCTAGTGATATGTATTTCCAAGTATTAAGCGGGACATGTGGTTCACAGACAAGCTTATTATGTTCAGATCCAAATACAGGTACTGTAAGCGGTTTAATAGTTGGTCAGACCTATTATGTAAGAGTTTATACCTTTGCAGGCGCAGGATATAATGCAAGTTTCAATATTTGTATCGGAACTCCACCACCACCACCTGCAAACGACGAGTGCGTGAATGCTGTAAGTTTAACAGTTAACCCGGATTTAGCTTGTGCTGCTACAACTGCAGGTACTACGCTAAGTGCTACTAACTCTAACGTTGCAGTTGCTACTTGTACAGGTACTGCTGATGATGATGTTTGGTATTCTTTTATTGCAAATTCAACTGCACATACGATTACTTTATCAAATGTAGTTTCTACGGGTAGCTCATCATCTACGAGTTTATATACTCAGGTGTTTAGCGGAACATGTGGAACATTAGCAAGTGTTGCTTGTGGTACTACAAACTTAACAACTGTTGGAGGATTAACACCGGGACAAAAGTATTATGTAAGAGCATATAACAGTAATGGTTCAGGATATAGCAATAGCTTTAATATCTGTATTGGAACTCCACCACCGCCACCAGCGAATGATACTTGTTCAGGAGCCGTTGCTTTAACAGTTGGTAATAACTTTGCAGCGAGCCCTTTAACAACTTCAAATGCAGGAGCAACGACAGATGGTACAACATCATGTCAGACTAGTAGAGGAGATAATGTTTGGTTCTCAGTAGTGGTGCCTGCAAGTGGAAGCATTACAGTAGAAACTAAAGGGGTTACAGGATCAGGATTATTAGATACAGTTCTTTCTGCTCATAGCGGAACATGTGGATCTTTAACTTCTATTGCTTGTAATGACGATAATTCAGCTGGAGTTTATTCAACAGTTGCATTGACAGGACAAACTCCAGGAGCAACTTTATACTTTAGCGTATGGAGATATACAGGAACTGCAGGAGGAACAAGTACAAATGGACAGTTCCAGATTTCAGCTTATGATGCATCAGTTTTAGCAACTTCAGAAGTTTCAGGAGCTAAAAATAATATCAAAGCATATCCAAATCCTTTCACTGATGATCTTACTATTTCAGATATCTCTAAAGTGAAGTCTGTTTTAGTGACTGATATTTCTGGAAGATTGGTAAAAACGATCAGCAATCCGACTTCAACTCTTCATTTAGGAGAATTAAAATCAGGAATGTATCTAGTGACTTTAGAAATGAAAGACGGTACAAAACAAACGATTAAAACAATTAAGAAGTAA